The following are encoded in a window of Pieris napi chromosome 23, ilPieNapi1.2, whole genome shotgun sequence genomic DNA:
- the LOC125061313 gene encoding zinc finger protein 664-like — MDKEDQSCNICLQRLGSPLDLKWMKFLENFGIQENNIFLCEWCCQTLLKMERFILLLLHPKDRGRYKDQELNIQKLDSINIPPTIREIYIKEETYENDVNNIGIDDLDYSEENVGENISETNAYNMNFEVTYLSHDDQKNEILFKKKSVKFKNMLYKCEKCGIGFVSHEAYKDHNLRHDNDTAIHICPICHLHFKSHLVLSQHKLSHKRRFKCVLCGVSFKRWAHAVGHRFHCGSEPSLTKCDQCQKIFDNQYALDIHKKIHSRKEKYICDECAKCFGTKQHLIIHLRMHTGVKPFKCTKCDKSFSTNSNLKSHKVVHSDEKMFYCVECNKSFKSEKSLKRHFATTSKHVDEKMYSCADCMKLFTSAVSLSSHRRSTHLSTSKCFICDKIFSNKSNLKKHLKIHSQR, encoded by the exons atggATAAAGAAGATCAGtcttgtaatatatgtttacaAAGATTGGGTTCACCACTGGATTTAAAATGGAtgaaatttttagaaaattttgGTATTCAG gagaacaatatatttttatgtgaatGGTGTTGTCAGACTCTTTTGAAGATGGAAAGGTTTATATTGCTTTTGCTGCATCCCAAAGACAGAGGGAGATATAAGGATCAAGAATTG AATATTCAGAAATTGGATTCGATTAATATCCCACCTACAATCagagaaatatacattaaagaaGAAACTTACGAAAATgatgttaataatattggaATTGATGATTTAGACTATTCAGAAGAAAATGTTGGTGAGAATATAAG tgAAACTAATGCATACAACATGAACTTTGAAGTAACATACCTATCGCATGATGaccaaaaaaatgaaatattattcaaaaagaaatcagtcaaatttaaaaacatgttgtataaatgtgaaaaatgtggAATTGGTTTTGTGTCACATGAAGCATACAAGGATCATAATTTGAGACATGATAAT GACACAGCGATACACATTTGTCCCATATGTCACTTGCATTTCAAATCTCACTTGGTGCTGTCCCAACACAAATTATCTCATAAGAGGCGGTTTAAGTGTGTACTGTGTGGAGTGAGTTTTAAGCGGTGGGCCCATGCTGTGGGTCACCGATTCCACTGTGGGAGTGAGCCTAGTCTAACAAAGTGTGATCAGTGCCAGAAGATATTCGA CAATCAATACGCTCTGGATATTCACAAGAAAATACATTCAcggaaagaaaaatatatttgcgaCGAGTGCGCCAAGTGTTTTGGAACGAAACAGCATCTTATCATTCATTTGAG gatGCATACAGGTGTGAAGCCCTTCAAATGCACAAAATGCGATAAATCTTTCTCGACTAACTCCAATTTGAAGTCGCACAAAGTGGTGCATTCTGATGAGAAGATGTTCTACTGTGTGGAGTGTAATAAGAGCTTTAAATCTGAGAAAAGTTTGAAGAGGCACTTTGCAACGACGTCCAAGCATGTTGATGAGAAAAT GTACTCGTGCGCAGACTGTATGAAATTATTCACGTCAGCTGTGTCTTTGTCGTCGCATAGGCGAAGCACACATTTATCCACaagtaaatgttttatatgcGATAAG atATTCTCAAACAAGTCGAATTTGAAGAAACATCTCAAGATTCACTCCCAAAGATGA